In the genome of Anabaena cylindrica PCC 7122, the window GGAGAAGAATTATCTTCTTCAACTTTTTGTGCAGTTACTTCAATTGCTGTGTCACCAACCTGGGGTGTAAATTTTTGAGCTTCTTCTTGTAGTAAGTCAGAAAGATTTTTCTTAGCCATTATTTCCTCCAATCATGCATTAATTCATCAGCCACACGACGGTAATCAGATTCTGCTTCCCGTGCGTTTTTTCCTCGCCATTGAGTAATTGCTACACCCTCAAGGGCGGCTCTTTCATGCGCTTTATAGGTACGAATAAAAGTATTAAAAACTGGAATACCTAGTTGTAAAAGAGTTTTTTGTGCTTCTAGTGCTTCTCCTGAACTGCGGGTATCCACTTTAGTTAACAGTACCCGATGGGGAGTACCCATAGGGATAACGGTTTGTCTAACTGTCTCAATCAAGACAGCTAAATCCATTGCTGCTGGGGGTGTGGGCAAAACCAGATAATCTGCAATCCCTACTACCGCCGCTAAAGCTTCAGAACGCAATGCCGGAGGCGTATCTACTATTACTAAATCGTAACTTGTTATTTTCGGTAATTCACCTAAAAGTTGCGGATTTGTATCTTGAGCTAAATCAAATCCCATGCCTTGCTGATTTCGTCGAAACCACCAACTAGCAGAACCTTGAACATCTGCATCTATCAGCAGGACTTTTTTGTTTTGAGCAAAGTTAGCAGCTAAGTTGACTGCGGTAGTCGTTTTACCGACTCCGCCCTTACCATTAAGGATAGCAATGATTTTTGGCACTTTTTACTTCTGACCCAGCCTGATCCTAATTCGGGTTTTTAGATTTTGGATTAAAATTA includes:
- a CDS encoding ParA family protein produces the protein MPKIIAILNGKGGVGKTTTAVNLAANFAQNKKVLLIDADVQGSASWWFRRNQQGMGFDLAQDTNPQLLGELPKITSYDLVIVDTPPALRSEALAAVVGIADYLVLPTPPAAMDLAVLIETVRQTVIPMGTPHRVLLTKVDTRSSGEALEAQKTLLQLGIPVFNTFIRTYKAHERAALEGVAITQWRGKNAREAESDYRRVADELMHDWRK